The Arachis duranensis cultivar V14167 chromosome 2, aradu.V14167.gnm2.J7QH, whole genome shotgun sequence genome has a window encoding:
- the LOC107473979 gene encoding probable indole-3-pyruvate monooxygenase YUCCA5 — translation MENLLRLVDHEEFFSRRCIWVNGPVIVGAGPSGLATAACLREQGVPFMVLEREDCIASLWQKRTYDRLKLHLPKQFCQLPKLPFPADFPEYPSKKQFIQYLESYATKFEINPRFNECVQFARYDETSGLWRVKTKTSASAEFEYICRWLVVXXXXXXXXXXXXXXXADYKSGEKFRGKKVLVVGCGNSGMELSLDLCNYNASPSMVVRSSVHVLPRKICGKSTFELAVMLMKWLPLWLVDKLLLILAWLVLGNIAKYGLKRPAEGPLQLKNSKGKTPVLDIGALEKIRSGDIKVVPGIKKLNGFSVELVNGEEHDVDAVVLATGYRSNVPCWLQEGEFFSKNGFPKSPFPNGWKGNSGLYAVGFTRRGLSGASSDAIRIAQDIGHVWKQDTKQKKKTTTACHRRCISQF, via the exons ATGGAGAACTTGTTGCGCCTAGTGGATCATGAGGAGTTTTTCTCAAGAAGATGCATTTGGGTGAATGGCCCTGTAATTGTAGGTGCAGGACCCTCAGGTCTTGCAACTGCAGCATGCCTTAGAGAACAAGGGGTACCCTTCATGGTTCTGGAAAGAGAAGATTGCATAGCTTCCTTATGGCAAAAGCGCACTTACGACCGACTCAAACTTCACCTTCCAAAGCAGTTTTGCCAACTCCCCAAGCTTCCATTCCCTGCGGATTTCCCAGAATACCCTTCCAAGAAGCAGTTCATTCAGTACCTTGAATCCTACGCAACCAAATTCGAGATCAATCCAAGGTTCAATGAGTGTGTCCAGTTTGCAAGGTATGATGAGACTAGCGGCTTGTGGAGGGTCAAGACTAAAACGTCTGCCTCCGCTGAGTTCGAATATATTTGTAGGTGGCTGGTGGTGGNNNNNNNNNNNNNNNNNNNNNNNNNNNNNNNNNNNNNNNNNNCCGCTGACTATAAGTCAGGGGAGAAATTCAGGGGAAAGAAGGTTCTCGTCGTCGGATGTGGCAACTCCGGCATGGAACTCTCTCTTGACCTCTGCAATTACAATGCATCACCGTCAATGGTGGTTCGCAGCTCG GTTCATGTTTTGCCAAGAAAAATATGCGGAAAATCGACGTTTGAATTGGCGGTTATGCTGATGAAATGGTTGCCGTTATGGTTGGTTGACAAGCTGCTACTGATCCTGGCATGGTTGGTTTTGGGAAACATAGCGAAATACGGGCTAAAGCGGCCGGCGGAGGGGCCGTTACAGCTGAAGAACTCGAAGGGGAAGACACCGGTTCTTGACATTGGGGCGTTAGAGAAGATCAGATCCGGTGATATAAAAGTGGTACCAGGGATCAAGAAGCTTAACGGTTTCAGCGTTGAGCTTGTTAACGGCGAAGAGCACGACGTTGACGCCGTTGTTCTTGCTACCGGTTATCGTAGCAATGTCCCTTGTTGGCTCCAAGAAGGTGAATTTTTCTCAAAGAATGGGTTCCCAAAGTCACCATTCCCAAATGGCTGGAAAGGGAATTCAGGGCTTTATGCTGTTGGGTTCACAAGGAGAGGCCTCTCAGGTGCTTCTTCTGATGCTATCAGAATTGCACAAGATATTGGTCATGTTTGGAAGCAAGACactaagcaaaagaaaaaaacaaccaCTGCTTGCCATAGACGCTGCATTTcccaattctaa